tactacttagtaccactgctactactactactacaacacaactactactactactactactactactactactactactactactactactactgctactgctactactactactactgctactgctactgcaccactgctactactgccaccactgctgctgctgctactactgctgccaccactgctaccaccactgcactactgctaccaccaccactaccaccaccaccaccaccaccaccaccaccaccaccaccaccactgccaccaccaccaccaccaccaccaccaccaccaccaccaccaccaccaccaccaccaccaccaccaccaccaccaccaccaccaccaccaccaccaccaccaccaccactgccaccaccaccaccaccaccacaccaccaccaccaccaccaccacacaccaccaccaccaccaccaccaccaccaccaccaccaccaccaccactgcaccaccaccaccactgccaccaccaccaccaccaccaccaccaccaccaccactgctgcaccaccaccaccaccaccaccaccactcaccaccacctgctgccaccaccaccaccaccaccaccaccaccaccaccaccaccactgctgccaccaccaccactgcaccaccaccaccaccaccactgcaccaccactgctgctgctgctgctgctgctgctgctgctggctgctgctgctgcaccaccaccaccaccaccactaccaccaccaccaccaccacttattattattattattattattattattattgttattattattattattattattattgttttattattgctgctactactactactactactactactactactactactactactactactactactactactactcctactactattacttttactctttctactgctacaactactgcttCAACTGCTACAACTGAAATGGCTACtgctcatactactactactgctgataatgataataataataataataataataataataataataataataataataataataataaataataataatcataatagtaataataataatagtaataataataataataatatcattattattgtttttattattgatattattattttatttgtattattgttatttttattactattactattattattattattattattattattattattattattattattattattattattgctattatcattattgttactattattaattttagtagtactacttctactactactactactactactactactactactactactactactactactactactacttctactactggtactattactactattattattaatattattattattattattattattattattattattattattattattattattattaataatattattatcattattattatttttgtaatcattatcactactactacttctactactactactactactactactactactactactcctgatAACAACAGGTCCGTGTTCCAGATGGGTGAGGTGGTGCCGGCCACCCCGCCCTGCGAGGTGTTCTTGGACCTGTCGTGGCCTGGCAGTGAGGCGCGGCGGGTGGTGGTGAGTCTGCCCAGGAATAACCCCTCGGGCCGGCAGTTTGTGCTGTTGTGCTCGGGGGAACGGGGCGCCTGCTACGCCAACACCAAGATGCATATGGTGGTATTAGAGGGAGAGCCAGGGGAATGTGTATGGGGAGGTGACTATGAGAATAATACTGGGAAGGGAGGAGCCGCCCTGTTGCCTGAACTTGACGTTTTAGAGTACTGGAGATCAGGGAAGGCGGGGGCTGTGGGTGGACCGAAGTATAACCTTCCCCGGGGTGCTCAGTTCAGCATCACCACCAAGGACCAACTGCCTGGTGATCGTGAATTTCCTGGTAtgtttggtgaggtggtgagtggCCTCGAGGTGGTGCAGGAGG
The window above is part of the Portunus trituberculatus isolate SZX2019 chromosome 31, ASM1759143v1, whole genome shotgun sequence genome. Proteins encoded here:
- the LOC123511378 gene encoding peptidyl-prolyl cis-trans isomerase CYP21-2-like; translation: MAAAAASTMESVGAEELLRLTQRARDLVEAGRVLAVQDVKGQRRHARISLEDGRLHLYSLQDTPPSPDALILQMGEVVPATPPCEVFLDLSWPGSEARRVVVSLPRNNPSGRQFVLLCSGERGACYANTKMHMVVLEGEPGECVWGGDYENNTGKGGAALLPELDVLEYWRSGKAGAVGGPKYNLPRGAQFSITTKDQLPGDREFPGMFGEVVSGLEVVQEAAKHDPITEVTVEQCGVLLPQQ